GTACCGCGTGGTGCTCTATTGCCGATGTTATTATATGATTTCCTTTTGATTTTAACGCATGGGCTACGCCCTTTATCGCGTAATTGTCGGATTCTGTCCCGCCCGACGTGAAGATGATCTCTTCGGCGCTGGCAGCGCCCAAAAGATCCGCCACTTTCGCGCGAGCCGCATCTATTGCTTTACGCGCGGTCCTGCCAAATTGATGCACGCTGGACGCGTTGCCATAGACATCCTTCATGAACGGCAGCATCGCTTCTAAAACTTCCGCTCTCATTTTTGTTGTAGCATTATTATCGAGATATACCTGCCTCATGTGCACCTTCCTATTTTTTGCCGCAAAGATCTTCCAGTGTTACCGATTCCAGACAATCGTCGATGGCCTTCGCCAATTTCGCCCATACTGTTTTTGCCACACATGTACTTTTGCGCTGGCACACGCTCTTCCATCCTTCGCGTCCAGCCGCGCAATCGACAGGCGTAATACTGCCCTCGAGAGTCTTTACTATGTCACCTACCGTGATCCGGCCGGGATCCTTGGAAAGCATATACCCTCCCGACGGGCCCCTGACACTTTTTACCAGGTTCTCGCGCCTTAACTTATTGAGCAACTGCTCTAAATATACGCTGGATATGCCT
This sequence is a window from Candidatus Omnitrophota bacterium. Protein-coding genes within it:
- a CDS encoding Rrf2 family transcriptional regulator, which codes for MKLSTKSTYGLRAMVNIAMAQGKCAVSIKDISDREGISSVYLEQLLNKLRRENLVKSVRGPSGGYMLSKDPGRITVGDIVKTLEGSITPVDCAAGREGWKSVCQRKSTCVAKTVWAKLAKAIDDCLESVTLEDLCGKK